The following coding sequences lie in one Mustelus asterias chromosome 8, sMusAst1.hap1.1, whole genome shotgun sequence genomic window:
- the LOC144497032 gene encoding uncharacterized protein LOC144497032, whose protein sequence is MAEKAFKCELCNKSFSRLSYFRLHERSHTGEKPFICEVCDKSFSHLSNLRSHQRIHTGEKPFTCEVCDKSFSQSSILRSHQRIHTRENLYTCNVCGKAFTQSSNLLVHQTIHTGKKPFKCEVCKKAFATSTRLLTHRRIHTGEKTFRCEFCEMSFIQSSDLLTHQRIHTGEKPFKCDVCNRAFTQSSTLIQHRRIHTGEKPFKCEVCEKSFSRSSHFRVHQRTHTGEKTFTCEVCDKSFSRSSTLHEHQRLHTGEKPFTCEVCDKDFAQLSGLLNHRHIHTVEQPLRREVCD, encoded by the coding sequence ATGGCAGAGAAAGCTTTCAAGTGTGAACTATGCAACAAGTCATTCTCACGCTTATCATACTTTCGCCTCCATGAACGCAGTCACACAGGTGAGAAACCATTTATTTGTGAGGTGTGCGACAAATCATTCTCACATTTATCAAACCTCCGCTcacaccaacgtattcacaccggagagaaaccattcacatgtgaggtgtgtgacaaatcgtTCTCGCAGTCATCAATCCTTCGTTCACACCAACGCATTCATACAAGGGAGAATCTTTATACTTGTAATGTGTGTGGAAAAGCCTTCACACAGTCATCGAACCTCTTGGTCCATCAGACAATCCACACAGGGAAGAAACCCTTCAAGTGTGAGGTTTGCAAGAAAGCTTTTGCAACATCAACAAGGCTCCTGACACACCgaaggattcacactggggagaaaaccTTCAGGTGTGAATTTTGTGAAATGTCTTTTATCCAATCCTCCGATCTCCTGACACACCAgaggattcacacaggggagaaacccttcaaatGTGATGTGTGCAACAGAGCCTTCACACAGTCATCAACACTCATACAGCAccgacgtattcacactggagagaagcctttcaagtgtgaggtgtgtgagaaATCGTTCTCGCGCTCATCTCACTTTCGTgtacaccaacgcactcacacaggggagaaaacaTTCACATGCgaagtgtgtgacaaatcattctcacggTCATCAACTCTCCATGAACACCAACgccttcacacaggggagaaacctttCACATGTGAAGTGTGTGATAAGGACTTTGCACAATTATCAGGCCTGTTAAATCATCGGCATATTCACACAGTGGAGCAGCCACTGAGACGTGAGGTGTGTGACTGA
- the LOC144497030 gene encoding uncharacterized protein LOC144497030, with the protein MGENPFRCEVCDKLFSCSSQFHVHQCIRTWEKPFKCDICEKAYLSSSSLLRHQKNHKGENLVKCKVCDKTFTRISNLLAHQTIHTGQKPFKCEVCDKAFVTSSSLLRHQRNHRGKKPFRCEVCDMAFTQSSDLLTHQRIHTGEKPFKCDVCNQAFTWSSTLVQHQRIHTGEKPYKCEVCDKSFSHSSNLRSHQRIHTGEKPFTCEVCDKSFSESSNLRAHQRIHTGEKPFRCEVCCKAFIHSSDLLKHQRIHTGEKPFKCEVCDRSFSESSNLRAHQCLHTGEKPFSCNVCDKDFIHSSDLLKHQQRHTDEEPVQCEKCNQTSQQSSMLV; encoded by the coding sequence ATGGGTGAGAACCCATTTCGTTGTGAAGTGTGTGATAAATTATTCTCATGTTCATCTCAGTTTCATGTGCACCAATGCATTCGCACAtgggagaaaccattcaagtgCGACATTTGTGAAAAAGCTTACTTGTCATCTTCGAGCCTCCTTAGACACCAGAAGAATCACAAAGGGGAGAATTTGGTCAAGTGTAAGGTGTGTGATAAAACCTTCACACGAATTTCGAACCTCCTGGCCCATCAGACAATCCACACAGGGCAGAAACCTTTCAAATGCGAGGTTTGTGATAAAGCTTTTGTAACATCTTCGAGTCTCCTTAGACACCAGAGGAATCACAGGGGGAAAAAACCTTTCAGGTGTGAGGTTTGTGACATGGCCTTCACCCAATCCTCTGATCTCCTgacacaccagagaattcacacaggggagaaacccttcaagtGTGATGTGTGCAACCAAGCCTTCACATGGTCATCAACACTCGTGCAACACCAACGTATTCACACGGGAGAGAAGCCGTacaagtgtgaggtgtgtgacaaatcattctcgcaCTCATCGAACCTGCGCAGtcaccaacgtattcacactggtgagaaaccattcacatgtgaggtgtgtgacaaatcattctcggaGTCATCAAATCTCCGTGCACACCAACGCATTCAtacaggagagaaaccattcaggtgtgAGGTTTGTTGCAAGGCTTTTATCCACTCCTCTGATCTCCTGAAGCACCAACGTATCCACACAGGTGAGAAACCATTCAAGTGCGAGGTGTGtgacagatcattctctgagtCTTCAAACCTTCGTGCACATCAGTgccttcacacaggagagaagccgTTCAGTTGCAATGTTTGTGACAAGGATTTCATCCACTCCTCTGATCTACTGAAGCACCAGCAGAGACACACTGATGAGGAACCTGTCCAGTGTGAGAAGTGCAACCAAACATCACAACAGTCATCAATGCTTGTGTAA